One part of the Haliotis asinina isolate JCU_RB_2024 chromosome 2, JCU_Hal_asi_v2, whole genome shotgun sequence genome encodes these proteins:
- the LOC137274185 gene encoding uncharacterized protein isoform X2: protein MQKCVPKSWEYLAGLLLILSSARVAGGLYQLTVPSTHAAFSGDLEIGYSVPQNVSMSSAFVTILFTEEGQKEHEITSLHIPPGTHTGKLILTCGVLEYPGTYTLQMYMFVGSRLLTQTTFIVEWPRIQLFLPDRRRFALTENVPLRIQSRATCEPIIHRESFFIELYFKRPASAINILPMESSKIKQTFNYTHLSKRTQTIEYQCDLFDLDGSYQAVLKSTFNSGTVVTRSNVFNVSWSQSYSVNIRKKSIFPCKGAITVLYIQPACARPEKHLQDRIRMYELRTTTNGSLAAPLKQKYIIEKHANPNRNSFELSCRLFNKTAAGFCFKYVSISRSGAVHLQRQQCLAAHPNSDGGWSEWTEWSLCTVTCGSGKRNRFRICNNPAPLHGGKFCEGDPVQWKPCNMNCPGYLPNGPLKSPKFDMRCACGCGMSSNSGEIIASGRCSGRALWTIEAEDSHRIRLTFTHFNILESKQWVKVRDGETPLSDILYSSINGEQPHNDISSSSNKMSVELMTFASDEAPRSIAIFPINATEVIHLHGFIASYRVVAGGGTRTSTIIRREKSSILDSKVAVVGIALCVLIVLVVITFVLFHRLYHKRHKYAMAASESPLHIARSTSMHSSRCSSPPPGLTNVDVEAPLTGEATKKDNMLSRGSSISSTCSAGLKKLRSKAESVTGSPKPSTKTYSPLPSPYTAHSPPEEFLHNSNFFKASPNLRNCRPRSPKIHPSPKFKHSPGAATPCSPSKTKHELLTKKRKEQLTTESERIVTGSSGSSKDAPVATPETPTPVVNKGMAPVKASLAVARTPGGDRTPQNEVIILESLREEHSRLNGDEKYPDANNETTSFIQSSVKARRPTSLTESYSTESIGAKPKLRTAKQSHEDKKKPSAMEERQKLLPKPDGQSPKSPTREEHSKSSTPRSTKSSRSSKSAKTMSPTRSINTPSEIGSVDIELEYDDFIEDDPLSYFEVSELQKLRWQGGEKIGKPVKD from the exons GAGGTCTGTACCAGCTCACCGTGCCGTCCACTCACGCTGCCTTCTCCGGGGATCTAGAAATAGGATACAGTGTTCCACAAAATGTTTCTATGTCCAGTGCATTTGTCACTATCCTCTTTACCGAGGAAGGACAGAAGGAACACGAGATCACTTCTTTACACATTCCACCAGGCACGCATACGGGCAAACTCATCCTCACCTGTGGGGTCCTAGAATACCCAGGAACATACACATTACAAATGTACATGTTTGTTGGCAGCCGCTTGCTTACACAAACCACATTCATTGTGGAATGGCCAAGGATTCAGTTATTTCTTCCAGATCGTCGAAGGTTCGCACTCACAGAAAACGTCCCTTTGCGAATTCAGTCACGTGCAACTTGTGAACCCATTATACATCGTGAATCCTTTTTCATAGaattatatttcaaaagacCTGCTTCTGCAATTAATATTTTACCAATGGAAAGTTCCAAGATTAAACAAACGTTTAACTACACACACTTGTCAAAGAGAACACAAACGATCGAATATCAGTGTGACCTGTTTGATCTTGATGGATCCTACCAAGCAGTGCTAAAGTCAACCTTCAACTCAGGAACAGTTGTGACCAGAAGCAACGTTTTCAATGTTTCGTGGAGTCAATCTTATAGCGTAAATATCCGGAAGAAAAGTATTTTTCCTTGCAAAGGTGCAATAACTGTCTTGTATATACAGCCAGCATGTGCCAGACCCGAGAAACATCTTCAAGACAGGATACGAATGTACGAGTTAAGGACGACAACGAATGGTTCGTTGGCAGCTCCTCttaaacagaaatacatcaTTGAGAAACATGCAAATCCAAATAGGAACTCGTTTGAACTTAGCTGTAGATTGTTCAACAAGACAGCTGCTGGGTTTTGCTTCAAATATGTCAGCATTTCAAGAAGTGGAGCTGTGCATCTGCAAAGGCAGCAGTGTCTTGCTGCTCATCCCAATTCAG ATGGTGGGTGGAGTGAATGGACCGAGTGGTCGCTTTGTACCGTCACCTGTGGCTCTGGTAAAAGGAACCGCTTCAGAATTTGCAATAACCCCGCCCCCCTCCATGGGGGCAAGTTCTGTGAGGGTGACCCCGTCCAGTGGAAGCCTTGTAATATGAACTGTCCAG GATATTTACCCAACGGTCCTCTGAAATCCCCCAAATTCGACATGCGGTGTGCGTGTGGGTGTGGGATGTCTTCTAATTCGGGAGAAATAATTGCAAGTGGAAGATGCTCCGGCCGAGCTTTGTGGACGATAGAGGCAGAAGACTCACATCGGATTCGGCTTACATTTACTCACTTCAATATACTTGAGTCCAAACAGTGGGTGAAGGTCCGCGATGGAGAGACTCCCTTGTCAGACATACTGTATAGCAGCATAAATGGTGAACAACCTCATAACGACATCAGTTCTTCGTCCAACAAGATGAGTGTTGAACTGATGACTTTTGCCTCTGATGAAGCTCCAAGGTCTATAGCAATATTCCCCATCAACGCAACGGAGGTAATTCACCTCCATGGATTCATCGCATCGTATAGGGTAGTCG CTGGAGGTGGTACGCGTACATCAACCATAATTCGTCGAGAAAAGTCATCAATTCTGGACAGCAAAGTAGCCGTCGTTGGAATTGCCTTGTGTGTTCTCATAGTGTTAGTTGTCATTACTTTCGTGCTTTTCCACAGACTCTATCACAAACGGCATAAATACGCAATGGCGGCATCTGAAAGTCCACTTCACATAGCTCGTAGCACCAGTATGCACAGTAGTCGCTGTAGCAGCCCGCCTCCAGGATTAACAAACGTCGACGTTGAGGCACCTCTCACTGGTGAGGCGACAAAGAAAGACAATATGTTGTCGAGGGGTTCTTCAATATCTAGTACATGCAGTGCTGGGTTGAAGAAACTGCGGTCTAAGGCAGAATCTGTAACAGGTAGTCCCAAACCCTCCACCAAAACCTATTCCCCTTTACCTAGTCCATATACAGCGCACTCACCTCCTGAAGAGTTTCTGCATAATTCAAATTTCTTCAAAGCTAGTCCAAATCTAAGAAACTGTAGACCAAGATCCCCTAAAATTCATCCTTCACCAAAGTTCAAACATTCTCCTGGGGCAGCAACTCCATGTTCACCATCTAAAACTAAACATGAACTTCTTACAAAGAAGAGAAAGGAGCAGTTGACCACTGAATCCGAAAGGATAGTGACTGGTTCCTCTGGATCATCAAAAGATGCTCCAGTAGCCACGCCAGAGACACCCACACCAGTTGTGAACAAAGGTATGGCACCGGTGAAAGCTTCATTAGCGGTTGCTAGGACCCCCGGTGGTGACAGGACACCCCAGAATGAAGTGATCATACTGGAGAGTCTCCGTGAGGAACATTCCCGGTTAAATGGAGATGAAAAGTATCCTGATGCAAATAATGAAACTACTTCATTCATACAGTCGTCTGTCAAAGCAAGACGGCCTACTTCTCTCACAGAGAGTTATTCAACAGAGTCTATTGGTGCTAAACCCAAACTACGAACTGCAAAACAGTCTCACGAAGACAAAAAGAAGCCGTCTGCAATGGAAGAACGTCAGAAACTGCTGCCTAAACCAGATGGGCAGAGTCCCAAATCTCCCACAAGGGAAGAACATTCTAAGAGTTCCACACCTCGCAGTACAAAAAGCAGTCGCAGCTCCAAAAGTGCTAAAACTATGTCTCCTACCAGGAGCATCAACACGCCCTCTGAGATCGGTTCTGTGGACATTGAACTGGAATATGACGACTTTATAGAAGACGACCCGTTGTCTTACTTTGAGGTCTCAGAACTCCAGAAACTTCGATGGCAAGGAGGAGAAAAGATAGGAAAACCCGTGAAGGATTAA
- the LOC137274185 gene encoding uncharacterized protein isoform X1, which yields MQKCVPKSWEYLAGLLLILSSARVAGGLYQLTVPSTHAAFSGDLEIGYSVPQNVSMSSAFVTILFTEEGQKEHEITSLHIPPGTHTGKLILTCGVLEYPGTYTLQMYMFVGSRLLTQTTFIVEWPRIQLFLPDRRRFALTENVPLRIQSRATCEPIIHRESFFIELYFKRPASAINILPMESSKIKQTFNYTHLSKRTQTIEYQCDLFDLDGSYQAVLKSTFNSGTVVTRSNVFNVSWSQSYSVNIRKKSIFPCKGAITVLYIQPACARPEKHLQDRIRMYELRTTTNGSLAAPLKQKYIIEKHANPNRNSFELSCRLFNKTAAGFCFKYVSISRSGAVHLQRQQCLAAHPNSVFYIDGGWSEWTEWSLCTVTCGSGKRNRFRICNNPAPLHGGKFCEGDPVQWKPCNMNCPGYLPNGPLKSPKFDMRCACGCGMSSNSGEIIASGRCSGRALWTIEAEDSHRIRLTFTHFNILESKQWVKVRDGETPLSDILYSSINGEQPHNDISSSSNKMSVELMTFASDEAPRSIAIFPINATEVIHLHGFIASYRVVAGGGTRTSTIIRREKSSILDSKVAVVGIALCVLIVLVVITFVLFHRLYHKRHKYAMAASESPLHIARSTSMHSSRCSSPPPGLTNVDVEAPLTGEATKKDNMLSRGSSISSTCSAGLKKLRSKAESVTGSPKPSTKTYSPLPSPYTAHSPPEEFLHNSNFFKASPNLRNCRPRSPKIHPSPKFKHSPGAATPCSPSKTKHELLTKKRKEQLTTESERIVTGSSGSSKDAPVATPETPTPVVNKGMAPVKASLAVARTPGGDRTPQNEVIILESLREEHSRLNGDEKYPDANNETTSFIQSSVKARRPTSLTESYSTESIGAKPKLRTAKQSHEDKKKPSAMEERQKLLPKPDGQSPKSPTREEHSKSSTPRSTKSSRSSKSAKTMSPTRSINTPSEIGSVDIELEYDDFIEDDPLSYFEVSELQKLRWQGGEKIGKPVKD from the exons GAGGTCTGTACCAGCTCACCGTGCCGTCCACTCACGCTGCCTTCTCCGGGGATCTAGAAATAGGATACAGTGTTCCACAAAATGTTTCTATGTCCAGTGCATTTGTCACTATCCTCTTTACCGAGGAAGGACAGAAGGAACACGAGATCACTTCTTTACACATTCCACCAGGCACGCATACGGGCAAACTCATCCTCACCTGTGGGGTCCTAGAATACCCAGGAACATACACATTACAAATGTACATGTTTGTTGGCAGCCGCTTGCTTACACAAACCACATTCATTGTGGAATGGCCAAGGATTCAGTTATTTCTTCCAGATCGTCGAAGGTTCGCACTCACAGAAAACGTCCCTTTGCGAATTCAGTCACGTGCAACTTGTGAACCCATTATACATCGTGAATCCTTTTTCATAGaattatatttcaaaagacCTGCTTCTGCAATTAATATTTTACCAATGGAAAGTTCCAAGATTAAACAAACGTTTAACTACACACACTTGTCAAAGAGAACACAAACGATCGAATATCAGTGTGACCTGTTTGATCTTGATGGATCCTACCAAGCAGTGCTAAAGTCAACCTTCAACTCAGGAACAGTTGTGACCAGAAGCAACGTTTTCAATGTTTCGTGGAGTCAATCTTATAGCGTAAATATCCGGAAGAAAAGTATTTTTCCTTGCAAAGGTGCAATAACTGTCTTGTATATACAGCCAGCATGTGCCAGACCCGAGAAACATCTTCAAGACAGGATACGAATGTACGAGTTAAGGACGACAACGAATGGTTCGTTGGCAGCTCCTCttaaacagaaatacatcaTTGAGAAACATGCAAATCCAAATAGGAACTCGTTTGAACTTAGCTGTAGATTGTTCAACAAGACAGCTGCTGGGTTTTGCTTCAAATATGTCAGCATTTCAAGAAGTGGAGCTGTGCATCTGCAAAGGCAGCAGTGTCTTGCTGCTCATCCCAATTCAG TGTTTTATATAGATGGTGGGTGGAGTGAATGGACCGAGTGGTCGCTTTGTACCGTCACCTGTGGCTCTGGTAAAAGGAACCGCTTCAGAATTTGCAATAACCCCGCCCCCCTCCATGGGGGCAAGTTCTGTGAGGGTGACCCCGTCCAGTGGAAGCCTTGTAATATGAACTGTCCAG GATATTTACCCAACGGTCCTCTGAAATCCCCCAAATTCGACATGCGGTGTGCGTGTGGGTGTGGGATGTCTTCTAATTCGGGAGAAATAATTGCAAGTGGAAGATGCTCCGGCCGAGCTTTGTGGACGATAGAGGCAGAAGACTCACATCGGATTCGGCTTACATTTACTCACTTCAATATACTTGAGTCCAAACAGTGGGTGAAGGTCCGCGATGGAGAGACTCCCTTGTCAGACATACTGTATAGCAGCATAAATGGTGAACAACCTCATAACGACATCAGTTCTTCGTCCAACAAGATGAGTGTTGAACTGATGACTTTTGCCTCTGATGAAGCTCCAAGGTCTATAGCAATATTCCCCATCAACGCAACGGAGGTAATTCACCTCCATGGATTCATCGCATCGTATAGGGTAGTCG CTGGAGGTGGTACGCGTACATCAACCATAATTCGTCGAGAAAAGTCATCAATTCTGGACAGCAAAGTAGCCGTCGTTGGAATTGCCTTGTGTGTTCTCATAGTGTTAGTTGTCATTACTTTCGTGCTTTTCCACAGACTCTATCACAAACGGCATAAATACGCAATGGCGGCATCTGAAAGTCCACTTCACATAGCTCGTAGCACCAGTATGCACAGTAGTCGCTGTAGCAGCCCGCCTCCAGGATTAACAAACGTCGACGTTGAGGCACCTCTCACTGGTGAGGCGACAAAGAAAGACAATATGTTGTCGAGGGGTTCTTCAATATCTAGTACATGCAGTGCTGGGTTGAAGAAACTGCGGTCTAAGGCAGAATCTGTAACAGGTAGTCCCAAACCCTCCACCAAAACCTATTCCCCTTTACCTAGTCCATATACAGCGCACTCACCTCCTGAAGAGTTTCTGCATAATTCAAATTTCTTCAAAGCTAGTCCAAATCTAAGAAACTGTAGACCAAGATCCCCTAAAATTCATCCTTCACCAAAGTTCAAACATTCTCCTGGGGCAGCAACTCCATGTTCACCATCTAAAACTAAACATGAACTTCTTACAAAGAAGAGAAAGGAGCAGTTGACCACTGAATCCGAAAGGATAGTGACTGGTTCCTCTGGATCATCAAAAGATGCTCCAGTAGCCACGCCAGAGACACCCACACCAGTTGTGAACAAAGGTATGGCACCGGTGAAAGCTTCATTAGCGGTTGCTAGGACCCCCGGTGGTGACAGGACACCCCAGAATGAAGTGATCATACTGGAGAGTCTCCGTGAGGAACATTCCCGGTTAAATGGAGATGAAAAGTATCCTGATGCAAATAATGAAACTACTTCATTCATACAGTCGTCTGTCAAAGCAAGACGGCCTACTTCTCTCACAGAGAGTTATTCAACAGAGTCTATTGGTGCTAAACCCAAACTACGAACTGCAAAACAGTCTCACGAAGACAAAAAGAAGCCGTCTGCAATGGAAGAACGTCAGAAACTGCTGCCTAAACCAGATGGGCAGAGTCCCAAATCTCCCACAAGGGAAGAACATTCTAAGAGTTCCACACCTCGCAGTACAAAAAGCAGTCGCAGCTCCAAAAGTGCTAAAACTATGTCTCCTACCAGGAGCATCAACACGCCCTCTGAGATCGGTTCTGTGGACATTGAACTGGAATATGACGACTTTATAGAAGACGACCCGTTGTCTTACTTTGAGGTCTCAGAACTCCAGAAACTTCGATGGCAAGGAGGAGAAAAGATAGGAAAACCCGTGAAGGATTAA
- the LOC137274186 gene encoding (Lyso)-N-acylphosphatidylethanolamine lipase-like — protein sequence MADIDQEGKIEENESSIDDPMERRRRCKLHWKPTSAGKLAEVEQKILKCVKSKTNGRFVKTNNYNIWTVTVNAHLDAMPLVLVHGMGGGVAMWIQNLDSLAENRPVYTFDLLGFGRSSRPTFSTDAREAEAEFVRSLEEWRQELKLDRFILLGHSLGGFVSSAYAIQNPERVEHLILADPWGYPEKPPTTETRQRYPLWARALVKVLQPFNPFTALRLAGPYGPGIVKRFRPDLKAKYANYLNDDEDLILQYLYHCNAQKPSGEIAAKTLQTQFRWAKHPIISRIADLDARVPMTFIHGKESWLDGDVGDNVKQLRAGSHVESYTVSDAGHHVYADRPIAFNSIVLQVCDAVDLASREELDAGSSFKRTST from the exons ATGGCGGACATCGACCAGGAAGGGAAGATCGAGGAGAACGAGAGTTCTAT AGATGACCCAATGGAGAGGAGGAGAAGGTGTAAACTGCACTGGAAGCCGACATCAGCAGGGAAGTTAGCAGAGGTGGAACAGAAGATTCTAAAAT GTgttaaaagcaaaacaaatggCCGTTTCGTGAAGACAAACAACTATAATATATGGACAGTGACCGTCAACGCTCACCTGGACGCCATGCCCCTCGTGTTGGTCCACGGtatgggcggtggggtggccatGTGGATCCAGAACCTGGACAGTCTTGCTGAGAACAGGCCCGtgtatacatttgaccttctTGGATTTGGACGAAGCTCCAGACCCACGTTCAGCACAGACGCAAGGGAAGCCGAGGCAGAATTCGTGAGGTCATTGGAAGAGTGGCGCCAGGAGCTCAAACTTGACCGCTTCATACTTCTAGGTCACAGCCTGGGGGGATTTGTCAGCAGCGCCTATGCCATACAGAATCCTGAAAGGGTTGAGCATTTAATTCTGGCTGACCCTTGGGGTTACCCAGAGAAGCCACCCACCACCGAAACAAGGCAACGGTATCCGCTGTGGGCACGTGCCCTTGTGAAAGTCCTCCAACCATTCAATCCATTCACAGCCCTCAGGTTGGCCGGACCCTATG GGCCTGGTATTGTGAAACGGTTCCGTCCAGATCTTAAGGCGAAATATGCCAACTATTTAAACGACGACGAAGATTTAATCCTTCAGTACCTGTACCATTGCAATGCACAAAAGCCAAG TGGGGAAATAGCAGCCAAAACCTTGCAGACCCAGTTCCGCTGGGCTAAACACCCAATAATCAgcaggattgctgacttggaCGCCAGGGTGCCAATGACGTTCATACATGGGAAGGAGTCCTGGTTGGACGGGGATGTCGGCGACAACGTCAAGCAACTCCGTGCTGGTAGCCACGTAGAATCATAT ACGGTTTCGGACGCTGGTCACCACGTATACGCGGACAGACCCATAGCCTTCAACTCCATAGTACTGCAGGTTTGTGACGCGGTGGACCTTGCTTCCCGTGAAGAGCTGGATGCAGGGAGCAGCTTCAAGAGGACGTCAACTTAA